The sequence gaacaaaacagaaaaataaagaggcTTCAGAGGCAGTACCAATTGATTTCTCTAATTTCAAATTCTCACACTTTCAATAAACAAATCTAGAGGATTATGGTATATTAGCCTAAAAATACTGCTTAAAGTTGTATTTTATTGTGAAATCTTAGCCAAATGAATGGAGGGATGACATTGCCTGTAAACACTaaattttaaacacttttttttttacctctttctATATTGTGAGAAGTTTACACTCTCATAAAACTTTTGTTGAACACAAGCATTGTCTTTTTTTTACACTACAAATGGAATAAAGCACGACTCAGATCTGCATGTCTGTATATCACATTATATATTTACTATTCCATTTGTCACTAGAGTTTGCTGTCTTGTCTTGAAAAAGCCCATGTAACTTTTGACAGAGAACATCTAATCCTagacaaaatggaaaaacttGACTTCTtcctacatatatatatatatatatatatatttgcagAACTGTACAAATCTAGGTTCCCAGTGGGCTGGTGCTCTCTTATGCAAGGCAAGTGATTACTCACAACCCTGTCaaaggcagcaggcaggaccCAGTAGCCTGTTTTCTCATGGTGGGTCCGAtctccagggatgctgagcacCCCTGGGCATGCAATGAGAATCTTCACCTGCTCTGCTtagaagcagaaagcaaaagacCCTGTTTGTCATCACGTTCATCAGCAGCGTTTTATCTGTTGGCTTCACAGGTCATGAAATAAGAGTTCCTGGTGCCACAAAAGACTTGCTCTGCATATTGCAGAATCAGGTCCTGCAGTGACTAAGCCTAAGCAGAAGGCAAGCTGCTGACAACAACTGAGTGCTTTTAAGAGGAAGTTGAACGTGTCAGGGAGAGGGTCTTTTTTTGTGGAATTCCTTTCCTCATTGGATCAAACCCGGGCTGCACAGAGTGCAGGTGTTCATTTACTACCACAGTACAGTTGCTGCAtgcctgagcagcacagctgcctgtAACCACCTATTCAGAGTTTCTGTCTGACTTCAACTAGCaactgtttttttaatttatcataGTAGTATCCAGATGCCCCACCAAAGCCTGGCCAAAAGGTTAACATCTTATTTGGTCTGAAAGACAACAAGCTAGCCAGAAAATTGTTTCCTTCTTCTGGAAACATGTTCAGAGACTCAGTCTGTTACGATTTCACATAAATTTCTCaacaaacaaagaaatacaCACATTAGTATATGTATAAAATTTACATTCACTTTCCAAAcaattccatgggcagggaaagcCTCATTTAAGTGCAAAATTCCTCTTCATTTTCTACACAACATCTCAGGTTGCTACAAATGATTTATTTCCTACTCTGGTAACTCAATGCATTTCTCTGGTACAACATATGGTTCACAAAAATTATCTAAGCAGCTATTAAGATTTTCACCACACAGGAACTTTTTGGTGTTCTGGGAGTTCGCTTACAGGAACTGGGGCTTTATGAGATGTTAGCAAATTACTCTATGCTTCAGCAACAGTTACCCTAAGACCTGAACACCTAGAGTAGCTGCTTTGCATGCACATTATGTTACACCACATCTCTGTTCCCTACACCTCCGAGGTCAGGTAAGATGTTTATGCACAGCATGGAACACGCAACTTAGAGTTGGACAGAATAGCCAGGTTTGTATTTCAGTATGTAAACTGCAGGCTCTGAATTTGAATGGTTAATCTTCATTACCCACTTCACATTTTCTGGCTATGTATCCATAAGCTGTGAAAAAAACATCTGTCGGTCAGGTCCTCTGTTCCCTTCTCCCAGCAAAGCATGGCTTTGAGACCCCTGAGTGGACTGTCACCATGCATTCCCCATACAGAAATATCTGGCATTTTAGAAAAGGCAcaagaaaatggcattttcagAAGAGTCAGATCCCACTCAGAACATAACTCACAGAAGTTCCTGAAGTGATTTTTGAGgtactgaaatatattttaaagaccTGAGTTCACTGACATCTGCTCCTAGTCTCTGCAAGAACTGTGTCCTGTTCATGTTGCATTCTCCTTGTCAAGCGCATACTCTAAATTCAAAAGTATTAGAAACATTCCAGTGAACTCTAGACCAGTGGAAAATTAAACTAACACATCTATGTTTGCGCTATTGATGAAGGGTTAGTCTTTGAAAACTCTCCTGAGCCTATATGGTTTCTAGGAGACTTTCAGAAGAGCCCATGGGGTTAGGACACCTATTCCTTGACAcgaaggagaaaaaaaaatcctgcaaggACAAAGGGAGACAAATGATTTCTACACTCCCTGACATCAGGCAGCTATTGGAGTTCATGCTGACATCTCTTAATCCCTCCCAAAATGAAGTGACAATATTTCAAAAACTTATTCAGCCATAGATCACCACATTCTTTCCTACAGTCAGCTCCAGAGTTTCATTCAGCTCTTGATCTCAGCTGACAGCcactgctgccctcctgccagtGTGCCTACAGgcttgggcagcaggaaaaaaaaagggagggaaagggagaaaagaaaattaaaatcaaatttcttttttttccaaaaacgAAAAATTGAATTCTTTAACCTTTAAACATGCTTGTTTACTTACAGAAAGCGTACTTCAGGCACAAAAGGTTTGAGTATCAGTCACATACCACTTTAAATTGAAATAGTATCAGGATTGTCCCATGCAGTCAGCTATATTATCCCCTATCAAGAAGCTGAAGTTGCAGTTTttgtatacatacatatacataaaGTATGCATCTTTCACACAATGGTCTCTTGGTCTGAATTGACTCCAGTGGGGTTTATGTAACAACAGTACCTGTCATAAGGGCTGTTATCCTTGTAAGAGCAGACAATGATACTATCTTTAGGAGCCACAAAAATGTTGTCTTCAATGTCAGGGCAAGgagtgctgtccctgctgggagaAGTGCTCTTCTTCTCCAAGGCACTGAATGTGGAGCCATCTCCCACGAACACGTTCTCTGGCATCTCTGGGTAACAGCTCTCCAGGTATTTCagcatctcctcctgctccacctTTTTGGTGAGGCTCTTGCACTCTGCCGTGGCATCGGcggtggtgctggtggtgcaGATGAACACGGTGTCCTCTCCCCTCAGCCCTCTCCTGTCCTTGCGGTAAGCTTTCCTGGCCAGCTCGTCACAACTTCCCTTGCCAGACTCCAGGTCGGAGGGGGTCCTTAGCAGCTCCAAGACATCCCGGTCCCTGACTTCCTTACAGCACGGACGCATGTTCTCGGGACATTTGGTGCAGCCGTCGGTCTT is a genomic window of Ammospiza nelsoni isolate bAmmNel1 chromosome Z, bAmmNel1.pri, whole genome shotgun sequence containing:
- the TMEM215 gene encoding transmembrane protein 215 encodes the protein MARTLRPDDINPRTGLVVALVSVFLVFGFMFTVSGIKGETLGDIPLLAIGPAICLPGIAAIALTRKTDGCTKCPENMRPCCKEVRDRDVLELLRTPSDLESGKGSCDELARKAYRKDRRGLRGEDTVFICTTSTTADATAECKSLTKKVEQEEMLKYLESCYPEMPENVFVGDGSTFSALEKKSTSPSRDSTPCPDIEDNIFVAPKDSIIVCSYKDNSPYDRYCCYINPTGVNSDQETIV